From a region of the Sesamum indicum cultivar Zhongzhi No. 13 linkage group LG3, S_indicum_v1.0, whole genome shotgun sequence genome:
- the LOC105158197 gene encoding N-alpha-acetyltransferase 40 isoform X3 encodes MTVNWCLLRSTQIVAISKLLLNILKLQILFFFRHLISFNLMKHASLDALAHQEDAVLVSLAMEAEGKIGQREKKMTRKEILERKKAIENVIKSASAVKDHLSFFPHFRHYRTNGLYAHLEAGCGNKLTLHRKRYIQNLLKLNMEAPYGPEWPAEEKIKRREMVAKEACYIFVYEISSEDVDEMSRLGDRAKTCSCEGPIVGFVHYRFILEEEVPVVYVYELQLEPRVQGKGLGKFLMQLIELIACKNRMGAVVLTVQRANLSAMDFYIGKLGYTISAISPSRVDPLLGLEKSYEILCKTFDDEAQAVLEDKSYSYVYYLISQSAQDTAAHT; translated from the exons ATGACTGTGAATTGGTGCTTGCTGAGATCCACACAAATTGTTGCAATTTCAAAGcttttgttgaatatattgaagttgcaaatattgttttttttcagACATCTAATAAGCTTTAACTTGATGAAGCATGCATCTTTGGATGCGCTTGCTCACCAAGAGGATGCag tgctTGTCAGCTTAGCAATGGAGGCTGAAGGAAAAATTGGCCAGCGAGAGAAGAAGATGACACGGAAAGAG ATACTGGAAAGGAAGAAAGCAATTGAAAATGTTATCAAATCTGCTTCTGCGGTGAAAGACcatctctcttttttcccGCACTTTCGCCACTACCGAACCAATG GCTTGTATGCACATTTGGAGGCTGGATGTGGCAATAAGCTCACACTTCATAGAAAAAGATACATACAAAACCTTCTCAAG TTAAACATGGAGGCACCTTATGGACCTGAGTGGCCAGCTGAGGAAAAGATAAAACGGAGGGAAATGGTAGCAAAGGAAGCttgttatatatttgtgtatgaAATCTCCAGTGAAGATGTTGATGAAATGTCTCGATTAGGAGACAGAGCGAAAACATGCAGTTGCGAGGGCCCTATTGTTGGTTTTGTACATTACAGATTCATTCTGGAGGAAGAAGTTCCTGTGGTTTATGTTTACGAATTACAGCTTGAGCCTCGTGTTCAAGGAAAGGGATTAGGAAAGTTcttaatgcaattaattgaaCTTATTGCCTGTAAG AATAGAATGGGTGCTGTGGTGCTAACTGTTCAAAGAGCAAATCTGTCAGCGATGGACTTCTATATCGGTAAACTCGG GTATacaatttctgcaatttcacCTTCAAGAGTTGATCCATTG TTAGGCCTAGAGAAAAGCTATGAGATTCTTTGTAAAACATTTGACGATGAAGCTCAAGCAGTGTTGGAG GACAAATCCTATTCCTATGTTTATTACCTTATTTCCCAGTCGGCCCAAGACACCGCAGCCCACACATGA
- the LOC105158197 gene encoding N-alpha-acetyltransferase 40 isoform X4: protein MKHASLDALAHQEDAVLVSLAMEAEGKIGQREKKMTRKEILERKKAIENVIKSASAVKDHLSFFPHFRHYRTNGLYAHLEAGCGNKLTLHRKRYIQNLLKLNMEAPYGPEWPAEEKIKRREMVAKEACYIFVYEISSEDVDEMSRLGDRAKTCSCEGPIVGFVHYRFILEEEVPVVYVYELQLEPRVQGKGLGKFLMQLIELIACKNRMGAVVLTVQRANLSAMDFYIGKLGYTISAISPSRVDPLLGLEKSYEILCKTFDDEAQAVLEIKSQRTNYMENRYETEHGMDDHMIKSEERIEFKYSWSRIFLGRCC from the exons ATGAAGCATGCATCTTTGGATGCGCTTGCTCACCAAGAGGATGCag tgctTGTCAGCTTAGCAATGGAGGCTGAAGGAAAAATTGGCCAGCGAGAGAAGAAGATGACACGGAAAGAG ATACTGGAAAGGAAGAAAGCAATTGAAAATGTTATCAAATCTGCTTCTGCGGTGAAAGACcatctctcttttttcccGCACTTTCGCCACTACCGAACCAATG GCTTGTATGCACATTTGGAGGCTGGATGTGGCAATAAGCTCACACTTCATAGAAAAAGATACATACAAAACCTTCTCAAG TTAAACATGGAGGCACCTTATGGACCTGAGTGGCCAGCTGAGGAAAAGATAAAACGGAGGGAAATGGTAGCAAAGGAAGCttgttatatatttgtgtatgaAATCTCCAGTGAAGATGTTGATGAAATGTCTCGATTAGGAGACAGAGCGAAAACATGCAGTTGCGAGGGCCCTATTGTTGGTTTTGTACATTACAGATTCATTCTGGAGGAAGAAGTTCCTGTGGTTTATGTTTACGAATTACAGCTTGAGCCTCGTGTTCAAGGAAAGGGATTAGGAAAGTTcttaatgcaattaattgaaCTTATTGCCTGTAAG AATAGAATGGGTGCTGTGGTGCTAACTGTTCAAAGAGCAAATCTGTCAGCGATGGACTTCTATATCGGTAAACTCGG GTATacaatttctgcaatttcacCTTCAAGAGTTGATCCATTG TTAGGCCTAGAGAAAAGCTATGAGATTCTTTGTAAAACATTTGACGATGAAGCTCAAGCAGTGTTGGAG ATAAAGTCTCAAAGAACGAACTACATGGAAAACAGATATGAAACTGAACATGGAATGGATGATCATATGATAAAATCAGAGGAAAGGATTGAGTTTAAATACTCATGGTCTAGGATTTTCCTAGGCAGATGCTGCTGA
- the LOC105158197 gene encoding N-alpha-acetyltransferase 40 isoform X5: protein MEAEGKIGQREKKMTRKEILERKKAIENVIKSASAVKDHLSFFPHFRHYRTNGLYAHLEAGCGNKLTLHRKRYIQNLLKLNMEAPYGPEWPAEEKIKRREMVAKEACYIFVYEISSEDVDEMSRLGDRAKTCSCEGPIVGFVHYRFILEEEVPVVYVYELQLEPRVQGKGLGKFLMQLIELIACKNRMGAVVLTVQRANLSAMDFYIGKLGYTISAISPSRVDPLLGLEKSYEILCKTFDDEAQAVLEIKSQRTNYMENRYETEHGMDDHMIKSEERIEFKYSWSRIFLGRCC, encoded by the exons ATGGAGGCTGAAGGAAAAATTGGCCAGCGAGAGAAGAAGATGACACGGAAAGAG ATACTGGAAAGGAAGAAAGCAATTGAAAATGTTATCAAATCTGCTTCTGCGGTGAAAGACcatctctcttttttcccGCACTTTCGCCACTACCGAACCAATG GCTTGTATGCACATTTGGAGGCTGGATGTGGCAATAAGCTCACACTTCATAGAAAAAGATACATACAAAACCTTCTCAAG TTAAACATGGAGGCACCTTATGGACCTGAGTGGCCAGCTGAGGAAAAGATAAAACGGAGGGAAATGGTAGCAAAGGAAGCttgttatatatttgtgtatgaAATCTCCAGTGAAGATGTTGATGAAATGTCTCGATTAGGAGACAGAGCGAAAACATGCAGTTGCGAGGGCCCTATTGTTGGTTTTGTACATTACAGATTCATTCTGGAGGAAGAAGTTCCTGTGGTTTATGTTTACGAATTACAGCTTGAGCCTCGTGTTCAAGGAAAGGGATTAGGAAAGTTcttaatgcaattaattgaaCTTATTGCCTGTAAG AATAGAATGGGTGCTGTGGTGCTAACTGTTCAAAGAGCAAATCTGTCAGCGATGGACTTCTATATCGGTAAACTCGG GTATacaatttctgcaatttcacCTTCAAGAGTTGATCCATTG TTAGGCCTAGAGAAAAGCTATGAGATTCTTTGTAAAACATTTGACGATGAAGCTCAAGCAGTGTTGGAG ATAAAGTCTCAAAGAACGAACTACATGGAAAACAGATATGAAACTGAACATGGAATGGATGATCATATGATAAAATCAGAGGAAAGGATTGAGTTTAAATACTCATGGTCTAGGATTTTCCTAGGCAGATGCTGCTGA
- the LOC105158197 gene encoding N-alpha-acetyltransferase 40 isoform X1, with amino-acid sequence MTVNWCLLRSTQIVAISKLLLNILKLQILFFFRHLISFNLMKHASLDALAHQEDAVLVSLAMEAEGKIGQREKKMTRKEILERKKAIENVIKSASAVKDHLSFFPHFRHYRTNGLYAHLEAGCGNKLTLHRKRYIQNLLKLNMEAPYGPEWPAEEKIKRREMVAKEACYIFVYEISSEDVDEMSRLGDRAKTCSCEGPIVGFVHYRFILEEEVPVVYVYELQLEPRVQGKGLGKFLMQLIELIACKNRMGAVVLTVQRANLSAMDFYIGKLGYTISAISPSRVDPLLGLEKSYEILCKTFDDEAQAVLEIKSQRTNYMENRYETEHGMDDHMIKSEERIEFKYSWSRIFLGRCC; translated from the exons ATGACTGTGAATTGGTGCTTGCTGAGATCCACACAAATTGTTGCAATTTCAAAGcttttgttgaatatattgaagttgcaaatattgttttttttcagACATCTAATAAGCTTTAACTTGATGAAGCATGCATCTTTGGATGCGCTTGCTCACCAAGAGGATGCag tgctTGTCAGCTTAGCAATGGAGGCTGAAGGAAAAATTGGCCAGCGAGAGAAGAAGATGACACGGAAAGAG ATACTGGAAAGGAAGAAAGCAATTGAAAATGTTATCAAATCTGCTTCTGCGGTGAAAGACcatctctcttttttcccGCACTTTCGCCACTACCGAACCAATG GCTTGTATGCACATTTGGAGGCTGGATGTGGCAATAAGCTCACACTTCATAGAAAAAGATACATACAAAACCTTCTCAAG TTAAACATGGAGGCACCTTATGGACCTGAGTGGCCAGCTGAGGAAAAGATAAAACGGAGGGAAATGGTAGCAAAGGAAGCttgttatatatttgtgtatgaAATCTCCAGTGAAGATGTTGATGAAATGTCTCGATTAGGAGACAGAGCGAAAACATGCAGTTGCGAGGGCCCTATTGTTGGTTTTGTACATTACAGATTCATTCTGGAGGAAGAAGTTCCTGTGGTTTATGTTTACGAATTACAGCTTGAGCCTCGTGTTCAAGGAAAGGGATTAGGAAAGTTcttaatgcaattaattgaaCTTATTGCCTGTAAG AATAGAATGGGTGCTGTGGTGCTAACTGTTCAAAGAGCAAATCTGTCAGCGATGGACTTCTATATCGGTAAACTCGG GTATacaatttctgcaatttcacCTTCAAGAGTTGATCCATTG TTAGGCCTAGAGAAAAGCTATGAGATTCTTTGTAAAACATTTGACGATGAAGCTCAAGCAGTGTTGGAG ATAAAGTCTCAAAGAACGAACTACATGGAAAACAGATATGAAACTGAACATGGAATGGATGATCATATGATAAAATCAGAGGAAAGGATTGAGTTTAAATACTCATGGTCTAGGATTTTCCTAGGCAGATGCTGCTGA
- the LOC105158197 gene encoding N-alpha-acetyltransferase 40 isoform X2, protein MTVNWCLLRSTQIVAISKLLLNILKLQILFFFRHLISFNLMKHASLDALAHQEDAVLVSLAMEAEGKIGQREKKMTRKEILERKKAIENVIKSASAVKDHLSFFPHFRHYRTNGLYAHLEAGCGNKLTLHRKRYIQNLLKLNMEAPYGPEWPAEEKIKRREMVAKEACYIFVYEISSEDVDEMSRLGDRAKTCSCEGPIVGFVHYRFILEEEVPVVYVYELQLEPRVQGKGLGKFLMQLIELIACKNRMGAVVLTVQRANLSAMDFYIGKLGYTISAISPSRVDPLLGLEKSYEILCKTFDDEAQAVLEMLRVYYGRDIGRMNIELILNQEKFR, encoded by the exons ATGACTGTGAATTGGTGCTTGCTGAGATCCACACAAATTGTTGCAATTTCAAAGcttttgttgaatatattgaagttgcaaatattgttttttttcagACATCTAATAAGCTTTAACTTGATGAAGCATGCATCTTTGGATGCGCTTGCTCACCAAGAGGATGCag tgctTGTCAGCTTAGCAATGGAGGCTGAAGGAAAAATTGGCCAGCGAGAGAAGAAGATGACACGGAAAGAG ATACTGGAAAGGAAGAAAGCAATTGAAAATGTTATCAAATCTGCTTCTGCGGTGAAAGACcatctctcttttttcccGCACTTTCGCCACTACCGAACCAATG GCTTGTATGCACATTTGGAGGCTGGATGTGGCAATAAGCTCACACTTCATAGAAAAAGATACATACAAAACCTTCTCAAG TTAAACATGGAGGCACCTTATGGACCTGAGTGGCCAGCTGAGGAAAAGATAAAACGGAGGGAAATGGTAGCAAAGGAAGCttgttatatatttgtgtatgaAATCTCCAGTGAAGATGTTGATGAAATGTCTCGATTAGGAGACAGAGCGAAAACATGCAGTTGCGAGGGCCCTATTGTTGGTTTTGTACATTACAGATTCATTCTGGAGGAAGAAGTTCCTGTGGTTTATGTTTACGAATTACAGCTTGAGCCTCGTGTTCAAGGAAAGGGATTAGGAAAGTTcttaatgcaattaattgaaCTTATTGCCTGTAAG AATAGAATGGGTGCTGTGGTGCTAACTGTTCAAAGAGCAAATCTGTCAGCGATGGACTTCTATATCGGTAAACTCGG GTATacaatttctgcaatttcacCTTCAAGAGTTGATCCATTG TTAGGCCTAGAGAAAAGCTATGAGATTCTTTGTAAAACATTTGACGATGAAGCTCAAGCAGTGTTGGAG ATGTTGCGGGTCTATTATGGGAGGGATATTGGGAGGATGAACATTGAATTAATTCTGAATCAGGAAAAATTCAGATGA
- the LOC105158502 gene encoding CASP-like protein 4D1 yields MASPAILKTVLFLRVFTLLALAASVVLMGLNNFTEDGIKTRFTDLIAYRYVFATGAVGFLYTLIQIPFAVYNVVKEKRWIRNGFLQEFDFYGDKVMAFLLASGVGVGFGVSFELKRLLGDDLSSKSKKFLDMGNISAGILLVGFVSMALLCIISSNRRSSSSPIKGFFN; encoded by the exons ATGGCTAGTCCAGCTATATTGAAGACAGTCCTTTTCCTTAGGGTTTTCACTCTTCTGGCACTGGCTGCTTCAGTTGTGCTTATGGGCCTCAACAATTTCACGGAAGATGGCATCAAAACTCGGTTTACTGATCTCATAGCTTACAG GTACGTATTTGCCACAGGAGCAGTAGGATTTTTATACACTCTGATTCAGATCCCATTTGCGGTCTACAACGTGGTAAAGGAGAAGAGGTGGATTCGCAATGGGTTTCTCCAAGAATTCGACTTCTATGGAGACAAG GTGATGGCTTTCTTATTGGCAAGTGGAGTTGGCGTGGGATTTGGAGTGAGCTTTGAGCTGAAGAGGCTTTTAGGCGACGATTTGAGTAGCAAATCCAAGAAATTCCTCGACATGGGCAACATCTCAGCAGGCATTCTCCTTGTTGGATTTGTTTCCATGGCTCTGCTttgcataatttcatcaaaccgTCGATCTTCTTCATCACCCATAAAAGGGTTCTTCAATTAA
- the LOC105158198 gene encoding probable S-adenosylmethionine-dependent methyltransferase At5g38100 produces the protein MIQAVENKCSLQGLDPGNIDFQVFFNDHTANDFNTLFASFPSDRRYYAAAAPGSFHGRLFPRASISLAHSSYALQWLSRVPEGVCDRKSAAWNEGRIHYTGSSGDVARAYGDQFEKDMGVFMKARADEIVEGGLMVLIMPGTPEGVCHSQQLFGVLLDFLASSLMDLASEGIIDKAEIDEFNLPIYAPSVGEMTKLIEKNGCFSIKRIELTNPRSKVDEPIDVHRVIMHMRAGMEAVFTKHFGDAVVDKMFDKALAKCGEISEFLKSSYPESTQLFVVLKRK, from the exons ATGATACAAGCTGTGGAAAACAAGTGTTCTCTCCAGGGCCTGGACCCTGGAAACATCGATTTCCAGGTTTTCTTCAACGACCACACTGCCAACGACTTCAACACGCTGTTCGCCTCGTTCCCGTCCGACAGGCGGTACTATGCGGCTGCGGCGCCAGGTTCGTTCCACGGCCGGCTTTTCCCGCGGGCTTCGATCAGTCTGGCGCACTCATCGTATGCCCTGCAGTGGCTTTCAAGGGTGCCGGAAGGGGTATGTGACAGAAAATCGGCGGCGTGGAATGAGGGGAGAATTCACTACACGGGGTCGTCCGGAGATGTGGCGAGAGCGTATGGGGATCAGTTTGAGAAGGATATGGGGGTTTTTATGAAGGCGAGAGCAGATGAGATTGTGGAAGGAGGGCTGATGGTTCTGATCATGCCTGGAACTCCTGAAGGGGTTTGCCACTCGCAGCAACTCTTTGGTGTTCTCCTCGATTTTCTTGCATCCAGCCTCATGGATTTGGCTAGTGAG GGAATTATTGACAAAGCTGAAATAGACGAATTCAACCTGCCGATATACGCTCCAAGTGTTGGAGAGATGACAAAATTGATAGAGAAGAACGGCTGTTTCAGCATCAAGAGGATTGAGCTCACAAACCCCAGGTCGAAGGTTGATGAACCAATAGACGTTCACCGGGTGATAATGCACATGAGAGCTGGGATGGAAGCAGTCTTCACCAAACACTTTGGAGACGCTGTTGTGGACAAAATGTTCGACAAGGCTTTGGCAAAATGTGGAGAAATTTCTGAGTTTTTGAAGTCAAGTTACCCGGAATCCACTCAACTTTTTGTTGTCTTGAAGCGTAAATGA